One window of Populus nigra chromosome 5, ddPopNigr1.1, whole genome shotgun sequence genomic DNA carries:
- the LOC133694606 gene encoding cuscuta receptor 1-like isoform X2, whose translation MMMKKMGAWMLLALLTLVGDWCGRCYGCLEEERIGLLEIKALTNPNSFYMGDWVEYSSNCCEWYGIECDNTTRRVIRLSLWDARDQSLGDWILNASLFMPFKELQSLDLSGNGLVGCSENQGFEVLSSKLRKLEELDLSLNRFNNDKGILSCFNGLSALKSLDLSDNEVTGSGLKVLSSRLKKLENLDLRGNQCNDSIFSSLTGFSSLKYLNLSDNQLTGSSTGFQVLASGLRNLEELHLSYNKFNDNILSSLSGFSTLKSLYLSSNTFTGSTGLNGLRNLEELDLSYNKFNDSILSSLSRFSTLKSLYLSGNMFTGSTGLNGLRNLEELDLSYNKFNESILSSLNGFSTLKSLYLSGNMFTGSTGLNGLRNLEELDLSYNKLNDSILSSLSGFSTLKSLDLSDNRFTGSTGLNGLRNLETLNLYSNDFKESILIESLGALPSLKTLDASFSSFKHVGKGLCNSSSLEEVFLDYSSLPASFLRNIGPLSTLKVLSLTEVDFNSTLPAEGWCELKNLKQLFLSGNNLKGVLPPCLGNLSSLQSLDLSDNQLEGNIAFSHLSHLTQLEHLLVSNNYFQVPISFGSFMNLSNLKVIACDNNELIAAPSFQPSAPKFQLLYFSASNCTSKPLEAGFPNFLQSQHDLVLVDLSHNKFVGEPFPSWLFENNTKLNRLYLRDTSFIGPLQLPQHPTPNLQTVDMSGNNIHGQVARNICSIFPRLKNFMMANNSLTGCIPPCFGNMSSLEYLDLSNNQMSCELLEHTFPTVGSSLWFLKLSNNNFKGRLPLSVFNMTGLRYLLLDGNKFAGQVSGTFSLASSFLWFDISNNILSGILPRGIGNSSKNQLDGIDLSRNHFEGTIPIEYFNSSWLEFLDLSENNLSGSLPLGFNALDLRYVHLYGNRLSGPLPYDFYNLSSLATLDLGDNNLTGPIPNWIDSLSELSIFVLKSNQFNGKLPHQLCSLRKLSILDLSENNFSGLLPSCLRNLNFTASDEKTLDAPRTGSDYGSGEEIYTSRGGGGSSLDGNILWAEISVKISVELTAKKNFYTYEGDILRYMSVMDLSCNRFNGEIPTEWGNLSGIYSLNLSQNNLTGLIPSSFFNLKQIESLDLSHNNLNGRIPAQLVELTFLEVFNVSYNNLSGRTPEMKNQFATFDESSYKGNPLLCGPPLQNSCDKTESPSARVPSDSNNGDGGFMDMDSFYVSFGVCYIIVLLTIAAVLCINSHWRRRWFYFIEECIDTCYCFLAINFPKLSRFRR comes from the exons atgatgatgaaaaaaatgggGGCTTGGATGTTGCTAGCATTATTGACTTTGGTTGGCGACTGGTGTGGTCGTTGTTATGGGTGTTTGGAGGAAGAGAGAATTGGTCTCTTAGAGATCAAAGCTTTGACCAATCCAAACAGCTTTTACATGGGAGATTGGGTGGAGTACAGTAGTAATTGTTGTGAGTGGTATGGGATCGAGTGTGATAACACTACAAGGCGAGTGATCCGACTCTCTCTTTGGGATGCAAGGGATCAGAGTTTGGGGGATTGGATTCTCAACGCCTCTTTGTTTATGCCTTTTAAGGAACTGCAAAGTCTTGATTTGTCCGGTAATGGACTGGTTGGTTGCTCTGAGAATCAAG GCTTCGAAGTCCTATCATCAAAACTGAGGAAACTGGAGGAACTTGACCTAAGTCTGAACCGATTTAATAATGATAAAGGCATTTTATCATGCTTCAATGGGCTTTCCGCTCTCAAGTCTTTGGACCTATCAGACAATGAGGTGACAGGATCAG GTCTCAAAGTCTTGTCATCAAGGTTGAAAAAGCTGGAGAACCTTGACCTAAGAGGGAATCAGTGCAACGATAGCATTTTTTCATCTCTAACTGGGTTTTCATCCCTCAAGTATTTAAATCTGTCAGACAATCAGCTGACAGGATCATCTACTG GTTTTCAAGTACTAGCTTCAGGGTTGAGGAATTTGGAGGAACTTCATCTCAGTTACAATAAATTTAACGACAATATTTTATCATCTCTCAGTGGATTTTCAACTCTCAAATCTCTATATCTATCAAGCAACACGTTCACAGGATCAACTGGTCTTAATG GTTTAAGGAATTTGGAGGAACTTGATCTCAGTTACAATAAATTTAACGACAGCATTTTATCATCTCTCAGTAGATTTTCAACTCTCAAATCTCTATATCTATCAGGCAACATGTTCACAGGATCAACTGGTCTTAATG GTTTAAGGAATTTGGAGGAACTTGATCTCAGTTACAATAAATTTAACGAAAGCATTTTATCATCTCTCAATGGATTTTCAACTCTCAAATCTCTATATCTATCAGGCAACATGTTCACAGGATCAACTGGTCTCAATG GTTTAAGGAATTTGGAGGAACTTGATCTCAGTTACAATAAATTGAACGACAGCATTTTATCATCTCTCAGTGGATTTTCAACTCTCAAATCTCTAGATCTATCAGACAATAGGTTCACAGGATCAACTGGTCTCAATG GCTTAAGGAATTTAGAAACCTTGAATCTGTATTCAAATGACTTCAAGGAAAGCATTTTGATAGAGTCATTGGGAGCGTTGCCATCCCTCAAGACCTTAGATGCAAGTTTTAGTAGTTTTAAACACGTTGGGAAAG GGTTGTGTAATTCGTCTAGCCTTGAAGAAGTGTTCCTCGATTATTCTTCTCTCCCAGCAAGCTTTCTTAGGAACATTGGACCCTTGTCTACTCTTAAAGTCCTATCCTTGACCGAAGTTGACTTCAATAGCACCCTACCTGCTGAAG GCTGGTGTGAATTGAAGAATCTTAAACAGCTATTTCTCTCAGGAAACAATCTAAAGGGCGTACTCCCTCCTTGTTTGGGAAATCTATCATCTCTACAATCCTTGGATTTATCTGACAATCAATTGGAGGGAAATATTGCCTTTAGTCACCTTTCCCATCTTACGCAGCTTGAACACCTCTTAGTTTCAAATAACTACTTTCAAGTTCCAATATCATTTGGTTCATTTATGAACCTCTCCAACCTCAAGGTCATTGCATGCGATAACAATGAGCTAATAGCTGCACCCAGTTTTCAGCCTTCAGCTCCCAAGTTCCAGCTTCTTTACTTTAGTGCTTCAAACTGTACTTCAAAACCACTCGAGGCTGGATTTCCAAACTTCCTCCAGAGCCAACATGATCTGGTGTTAGTTGATCTATCCCACAACAAATTCGTTGGAGAACCTTTCCCATCTTGGCTGTTTGAGAATAATACAAAGTTAAATCGACTATATTTGAGAGACACCTCATTTATAGGTCCTTTGCAGCTGCCACAACATCCAACACCCAACCTTCAGACAGTAGATATGTCTGGCAACAACATACATGGTCAAGTTGCAAGAAACATATGTTCGATTTTTCCACGTTTGAAGAACTTCATGATGGCTAACAACAGCCTCACAGGTTGCATTCCTCCTTGTTTTGGGAATATGAGCTCTCTCGAATACTTGGATCTTTCCAACAATCAGATGTCTTGTGAACTGCTTGAGCATACTTTTCCAACAGTAGGCTCCTCGTTGTGGTTCTTAAAGTTGTCCAATAACAATTTCAAAGGGCGATTACCACTCTCTGTGTTCAACATGACTGGCCTACGTTACCTCTTGCTCGATGGAAACAAATTTGCTGGACAAGTATCTGGTACCTTTTCTCTTGCATCATCATTTTTGTGGTTTGATATCAGTAACAATATTCTGTCAGGCATACTTCCAAGGGGAATAGGGAACTCTTCAAAAAACCAACTTGATGGAATTGATTTGTCcagaaatcattttgaaggTACCATTCCAATAGAATATTTCAATTCTTCTTGGCTTGAATTTTTAGATCTTTCTGAAAACAATCTGTCTGGGTCATTACCGTTGGGCTTCAATGCATTAGATTTACGCTATGTCCACCTATACGGAAATAGATTGAGCGGTCCACTGccatatgatttttataatctCTCTTCGTTGGCGACATTAGATCTCGGCGATAACAACTTAACTGGGCCCATTCCAAATTGGATTGATAGCCTTTCGGAATTGAGCATTTTTGTTCTCAAATCTAATCAATTCAATGGGAAACTTCCTCATCAGTTATGCTCGTTAAGGAAATTAAGCATATTGGATCtttcagaaaataatttttctggTCTGTTACCCTCATGtttgagaaatttaaattttacggCATCGGATGAAAAAACTTTAGATGCCCCTCGTACGGGATCGGATTATGGAAGCGGGGAAGAAATATATACATCCAGAGGGGGGGGAGGATCTTCTCTTGATGGCAATATTTTGTGGGCAGAGATCAGTGTAAAAATATCTGTAGAGCTTACAGCAAAGAAAAATTTCTACACTTACGAAGGCGATATCCTTCGTTACATGTCTGTTATGGATCTTTCTTGTAACAGATTCAATGGAGAAATTCCGACAGAATGGGGAAACTTAAGTGGGATATATTCTCTAAATCTGTCACAAAATAATCTCACTGGATTGATCCCTTCATCCTTCTTCAATCTGAAGCAGATAGAGAGCTTGGATCTTTCTCACAACAATTTGAATGGGAGAATTCCTGCACAACTCGTTGAACTGACCTTTCTAGAAGTTTTCAACGTGTCGTACAATAATTTGTCAGGAAGAACACCGGagatgaaaaatcaatttgCTACCTTTGATGAGAGCAGTTATAAAGGGAATCCTCTTCTTTGTGGACCTCCATTGCAAAACAGTTGCGACAAAACAGAATCGCCATCCGCGAGAGTGCCTAGCGATTCCAATAATGGAGATGGTGGCTTCATGGACATGGACAGTTTCTATGTGAGCTTTGGTGTGTGTTACATAATTGTGTTGTTGACAATTGCAGCAGTACTGTGCATAAATTCGCATTGGCGACGCAGGTGGTTTTATTTCATTGAAGAATGCATTGACACTTGCTACTGCTTTTTGGCTATTAACTTTCCCAAGTTGTCCAGATTTAGAAGGTGA
- the LOC133694606 gene encoding cuscuta receptor 1-like isoform X1 gives MMMKKMGAWMLLALLTLVGDWCGRCYGCLEEERIGLLEIKALTNPNSFYMGDWVEYSSNCCEWYGIECDNTTRRVIRLSLWDARDQSLGDWILNASLFMPFKELQSLDLSGNGLVGCSENQGFEVLSSKLRKLEELDLSLNRFNNDKGILSCFNGLSALKSLDLSDNEVTGSGLKVLSSRLKKLENLDLRGNQCNDSIFSSLTGFSSLKYLNLSDNQLTGSSTGINSFQVLASGLRNLEELHLSYNKFNDNILSSLSGFSTLKSLYLSSNTFTGSTGLNGLRNLEELDLSYNKFNDSILSSLSRFSTLKSLYLSGNMFTGSTGLNGLRNLEELDLSYNKFNESILSSLNGFSTLKSLYLSGNMFTGSTGLNGLRNLEELDLSYNKLNDSILSSLSGFSTLKSLDLSDNRFTGSTGLNGLRNLETLNLYSNDFKESILIESLGALPSLKTLDASFSSFKHVGKGLCNSSSLEEVFLDYSSLPASFLRNIGPLSTLKVLSLTEVDFNSTLPAEGWCELKNLKQLFLSGNNLKGVLPPCLGNLSSLQSLDLSDNQLEGNIAFSHLSHLTQLEHLLVSNNYFQVPISFGSFMNLSNLKVIACDNNELIAAPSFQPSAPKFQLLYFSASNCTSKPLEAGFPNFLQSQHDLVLVDLSHNKFVGEPFPSWLFENNTKLNRLYLRDTSFIGPLQLPQHPTPNLQTVDMSGNNIHGQVARNICSIFPRLKNFMMANNSLTGCIPPCFGNMSSLEYLDLSNNQMSCELLEHTFPTVGSSLWFLKLSNNNFKGRLPLSVFNMTGLRYLLLDGNKFAGQVSGTFSLASSFLWFDISNNILSGILPRGIGNSSKNQLDGIDLSRNHFEGTIPIEYFNSSWLEFLDLSENNLSGSLPLGFNALDLRYVHLYGNRLSGPLPYDFYNLSSLATLDLGDNNLTGPIPNWIDSLSELSIFVLKSNQFNGKLPHQLCSLRKLSILDLSENNFSGLLPSCLRNLNFTASDEKTLDAPRTGSDYGSGEEIYTSRGGGGSSLDGNILWAEISVKISVELTAKKNFYTYEGDILRYMSVMDLSCNRFNGEIPTEWGNLSGIYSLNLSQNNLTGLIPSSFFNLKQIESLDLSHNNLNGRIPAQLVELTFLEVFNVSYNNLSGRTPEMKNQFATFDESSYKGNPLLCGPPLQNSCDKTESPSARVPSDSNNGDGGFMDMDSFYVSFGVCYIIVLLTIAAVLCINSHWRRRWFYFIEECIDTCYCFLAINFPKLSRFRR, from the exons atgatgatgaaaaaaatgggGGCTTGGATGTTGCTAGCATTATTGACTTTGGTTGGCGACTGGTGTGGTCGTTGTTATGGGTGTTTGGAGGAAGAGAGAATTGGTCTCTTAGAGATCAAAGCTTTGACCAATCCAAACAGCTTTTACATGGGAGATTGGGTGGAGTACAGTAGTAATTGTTGTGAGTGGTATGGGATCGAGTGTGATAACACTACAAGGCGAGTGATCCGACTCTCTCTTTGGGATGCAAGGGATCAGAGTTTGGGGGATTGGATTCTCAACGCCTCTTTGTTTATGCCTTTTAAGGAACTGCAAAGTCTTGATTTGTCCGGTAATGGACTGGTTGGTTGCTCTGAGAATCAAG GCTTCGAAGTCCTATCATCAAAACTGAGGAAACTGGAGGAACTTGACCTAAGTCTGAACCGATTTAATAATGATAAAGGCATTTTATCATGCTTCAATGGGCTTTCCGCTCTCAAGTCTTTGGACCTATCAGACAATGAGGTGACAGGATCAG GTCTCAAAGTCTTGTCATCAAGGTTGAAAAAGCTGGAGAACCTTGACCTAAGAGGGAATCAGTGCAACGATAGCATTTTTTCATCTCTAACTGGGTTTTCATCCCTCAAGTATTTAAATCTGTCAGACAATCAGCTGACAGGATCATCTACTGGTATCAATA GTTTTCAAGTACTAGCTTCAGGGTTGAGGAATTTGGAGGAACTTCATCTCAGTTACAATAAATTTAACGACAATATTTTATCATCTCTCAGTGGATTTTCAACTCTCAAATCTCTATATCTATCAAGCAACACGTTCACAGGATCAACTGGTCTTAATG GTTTAAGGAATTTGGAGGAACTTGATCTCAGTTACAATAAATTTAACGACAGCATTTTATCATCTCTCAGTAGATTTTCAACTCTCAAATCTCTATATCTATCAGGCAACATGTTCACAGGATCAACTGGTCTTAATG GTTTAAGGAATTTGGAGGAACTTGATCTCAGTTACAATAAATTTAACGAAAGCATTTTATCATCTCTCAATGGATTTTCAACTCTCAAATCTCTATATCTATCAGGCAACATGTTCACAGGATCAACTGGTCTCAATG GTTTAAGGAATTTGGAGGAACTTGATCTCAGTTACAATAAATTGAACGACAGCATTTTATCATCTCTCAGTGGATTTTCAACTCTCAAATCTCTAGATCTATCAGACAATAGGTTCACAGGATCAACTGGTCTCAATG GCTTAAGGAATTTAGAAACCTTGAATCTGTATTCAAATGACTTCAAGGAAAGCATTTTGATAGAGTCATTGGGAGCGTTGCCATCCCTCAAGACCTTAGATGCAAGTTTTAGTAGTTTTAAACACGTTGGGAAAG GGTTGTGTAATTCGTCTAGCCTTGAAGAAGTGTTCCTCGATTATTCTTCTCTCCCAGCAAGCTTTCTTAGGAACATTGGACCCTTGTCTACTCTTAAAGTCCTATCCTTGACCGAAGTTGACTTCAATAGCACCCTACCTGCTGAAG GCTGGTGTGAATTGAAGAATCTTAAACAGCTATTTCTCTCAGGAAACAATCTAAAGGGCGTACTCCCTCCTTGTTTGGGAAATCTATCATCTCTACAATCCTTGGATTTATCTGACAATCAATTGGAGGGAAATATTGCCTTTAGTCACCTTTCCCATCTTACGCAGCTTGAACACCTCTTAGTTTCAAATAACTACTTTCAAGTTCCAATATCATTTGGTTCATTTATGAACCTCTCCAACCTCAAGGTCATTGCATGCGATAACAATGAGCTAATAGCTGCACCCAGTTTTCAGCCTTCAGCTCCCAAGTTCCAGCTTCTTTACTTTAGTGCTTCAAACTGTACTTCAAAACCACTCGAGGCTGGATTTCCAAACTTCCTCCAGAGCCAACATGATCTGGTGTTAGTTGATCTATCCCACAACAAATTCGTTGGAGAACCTTTCCCATCTTGGCTGTTTGAGAATAATACAAAGTTAAATCGACTATATTTGAGAGACACCTCATTTATAGGTCCTTTGCAGCTGCCACAACATCCAACACCCAACCTTCAGACAGTAGATATGTCTGGCAACAACATACATGGTCAAGTTGCAAGAAACATATGTTCGATTTTTCCACGTTTGAAGAACTTCATGATGGCTAACAACAGCCTCACAGGTTGCATTCCTCCTTGTTTTGGGAATATGAGCTCTCTCGAATACTTGGATCTTTCCAACAATCAGATGTCTTGTGAACTGCTTGAGCATACTTTTCCAACAGTAGGCTCCTCGTTGTGGTTCTTAAAGTTGTCCAATAACAATTTCAAAGGGCGATTACCACTCTCTGTGTTCAACATGACTGGCCTACGTTACCTCTTGCTCGATGGAAACAAATTTGCTGGACAAGTATCTGGTACCTTTTCTCTTGCATCATCATTTTTGTGGTTTGATATCAGTAACAATATTCTGTCAGGCATACTTCCAAGGGGAATAGGGAACTCTTCAAAAAACCAACTTGATGGAATTGATTTGTCcagaaatcattttgaaggTACCATTCCAATAGAATATTTCAATTCTTCTTGGCTTGAATTTTTAGATCTTTCTGAAAACAATCTGTCTGGGTCATTACCGTTGGGCTTCAATGCATTAGATTTACGCTATGTCCACCTATACGGAAATAGATTGAGCGGTCCACTGccatatgatttttataatctCTCTTCGTTGGCGACATTAGATCTCGGCGATAACAACTTAACTGGGCCCATTCCAAATTGGATTGATAGCCTTTCGGAATTGAGCATTTTTGTTCTCAAATCTAATCAATTCAATGGGAAACTTCCTCATCAGTTATGCTCGTTAAGGAAATTAAGCATATTGGATCtttcagaaaataatttttctggTCTGTTACCCTCATGtttgagaaatttaaattttacggCATCGGATGAAAAAACTTTAGATGCCCCTCGTACGGGATCGGATTATGGAAGCGGGGAAGAAATATATACATCCAGAGGGGGGGGAGGATCTTCTCTTGATGGCAATATTTTGTGGGCAGAGATCAGTGTAAAAATATCTGTAGAGCTTACAGCAAAGAAAAATTTCTACACTTACGAAGGCGATATCCTTCGTTACATGTCTGTTATGGATCTTTCTTGTAACAGATTCAATGGAGAAATTCCGACAGAATGGGGAAACTTAAGTGGGATATATTCTCTAAATCTGTCACAAAATAATCTCACTGGATTGATCCCTTCATCCTTCTTCAATCTGAAGCAGATAGAGAGCTTGGATCTTTCTCACAACAATTTGAATGGGAGAATTCCTGCACAACTCGTTGAACTGACCTTTCTAGAAGTTTTCAACGTGTCGTACAATAATTTGTCAGGAAGAACACCGGagatgaaaaatcaatttgCTACCTTTGATGAGAGCAGTTATAAAGGGAATCCTCTTCTTTGTGGACCTCCATTGCAAAACAGTTGCGACAAAACAGAATCGCCATCCGCGAGAGTGCCTAGCGATTCCAATAATGGAGATGGTGGCTTCATGGACATGGACAGTTTCTATGTGAGCTTTGGTGTGTGTTACATAATTGTGTTGTTGACAATTGCAGCAGTACTGTGCATAAATTCGCATTGGCGACGCAGGTGGTTTTATTTCATTGAAGAATGCATTGACACTTGCTACTGCTTTTTGGCTATTAACTTTCCCAAGTTGTCCAGATTTAGAAGGTGA